The DNA segment CCACCACAACTGTATATTTGTGGAAAATTATTGTATATATGTTTGAGTGTCTACGTTGTACACCATTTAGAATTGTTGTAGTTGAGTTAAGTGAATTTAGTTTGTGTTTTATATAATGTATAATACCAGATATTACTTGCTGCGTGACTACCGGAACCTTCATTTGGCAGAATCCTTAAACGGAATTCTTTCCACGGGGACCTCTGACAACTTCCGTTACACAAATGCAACGAGTTTGCTGTCATATCTAGCCAGCGGGTTAGATAGCATACTTGTGTTAGCATTGAAGAGGTCATTCATTCTGTCAGCGTAAGTAACATTTCATGATTATATACAGATAATAATTGAGCAGAGGTCATTTTTGTTTGATGGACAAAATGAATGATTGGAACATGACAGACTGTAGGGTCTAAAGCAAAACTTGGCTAGCTAGTCAGTACCAAACCCCGGTGGCAGGTGGACAGTGCGATTAAAATTATAGCTAGCTAGGCAGCAGCTAACGTAACGCGCCTTGTTAGCTGCATCTACGTGTGCCTTTTTGCCTATTTTATTTGAATGTCATGATTTGTTAAGATTGTAATTTCTAAATTAccttttttctaccttagcTAACCTGTGCTAACGTTAGGTAGTTCAACAAGGCTTAGTACTAAACTATCTGGCCCAGACTAGCCAACTAGCCAGTAAAAACGCAATACACTGACAGGATATGGATTTAACTAGTTTTCATTTCTTCTCTTAAGTGTAATCAATCTTCTTTGAACAGCAGTGTCAAAGAAAAACACATACCAGTGCTGGACCATTTGAGATCATGACGCTCTTTCATTTTGGAAACTGCTTTGCCTTGGCTTACTTCCCCTACTTCATCACCTACAAGTGCAGTGGATTGTAAGTGTTGAAAACTGATCTAAGCAACTGCTTAATTGTTGGATTATAATTTCTCAGTGTTCCATTGTCACTATTATATGTTACATAATCGTCTAGTTCTAATTCAGGGGTTGAAAGATTTGATCTGTACTGATAATCAAATTTGAAATGTCAGCAGTTTGGGAGTGGGCTGTACTAATCCTTTTAGGGACTGCGGTGGGGGTACCATCTCCCCCACTAATACTCTTTAAACAACCATGTGACATTAAGTGGTTCTGGGTATTGCAGACTAATAGATTATGCTTATACTGCCATAATTTCTCCACATGGTAATatcactattattattattattgaacaGATTATGTAAGTATATTGTATTATTCTTTCAGATCAGAATACAATGCTTTCTGGAGGTGTGTACAGGCGGGAGCAACCTATCTGTTTGTCCAGCTATGCAAGGTGGGCTGCCcttctgtgtggatgtgtgtgttaaaaagagagaggaacaagAATGATGGAGATAATTAAATACACTGTTTTGTGACTTTTTTCCTTTCTGCCACTCCACCGTCCTGTGTTCCAGATGCTGTTCCTGGCTACATTCTTCCccacctgggagggaggggctggtgTCTATGACTTTGTTGGGGTAGGTGAGGTTCAGGTGGCAAATTCACACTAAAATGACTTGGGAATGTGTCAGTAACCTATCATTGACTGCGAAACAAAAAATGTTCTtttaacactgtgtgtgtgtgtgtgcaggagtttATGAAAGCTACAGTTGATATGGCCGACCTGCTGGGTCTCCACCTGGTCATGTCCAGGAATGCTGGGAAGGGCGAGTACAAGATCATGGTGGCCGCTATGGGCTGGGCCACTGCTGAACTAGTCATGTCAAGGTAGCGCCATCTGTCTCTTCTCATGCTATGTATGTGTTTCTTTCTTCTGTTTTCTCCCTCTTACTCTGCTGTTTTTTCCTTTTCCTCATTTTTAAAAGTTGAGATATTAAATATCCTCACCTATTTCTCGTTTATTTGCTCCATCTCCCAGGTGTCTGCCTCTGTGGGTCGGCGCCCGAGGTATTGAGTTTGACTGGAAGTACATCCAGATGAGCTTCGACTCCAACATCAGCCTGGTGAGGCCTTTTGATCTCTTAACAGCACCTCATCAGTCTCTCCTTATGAAAAGTCAGGGTCGGTTTAAATTTGACCTGTTGACCTCTGCAGGTGCATTACATCGCCATGGCAGCGGTGGTTTGGATGTTCACACGGTACGACCTACCCAAGACCTTCCGTCTGCCTGTGACAGTGCTGCtcgggctgtgtgtgtacaaggcCTTCCTCATGGAgtaagtaccacacacacattcaaacgcagagaaacatttacatatttaatGTAGATGGGTAGTCATGTATATGGTTTGAACAAGGACTGGGTTTGACATGTAACATTTTTAGGAATAGTGAGTTGCCACTAGATGGCATCGAAAGCTTTTAATAGTTTTCTAAACCTTGTTAACTAGTCTAATGAGTAATGAGTGCTGTAGGATAAAATGTTGTCCGTCTCTTCTAGAACAATGTGACTATTAGTTTAGGTTTGGGGTTTTTGAGTATTAGATAACCAGCTGATTGgagacagagtaacacacacctcGATGACACTAATAACCAGTTCAGACTACAGTAGTAGTGGCAAAGTCTTTCTGGGGTTAACATAGGCACATATGAAATCTTTGATTACTCCCACAGTgctcactttgtctctctcccccccccaccccagactGTTTGTGCACATGTTCCTGCTGGGAAGCTGGACAGCTCTGCTGGTGAAGGCCGTGCTGACTGgagccatctccctctcctcgctgATCCTCTTCGTCACACTCGTCCACAGCAACTGAGGCTGACCCTGGCAGCCATGGCGCCTGGGGTTGGCACACTACATCTCTGGTTCATCCCTAGTGGGAAGGTCTGGTGTGTAGAATTTTGGTCTGTGGACTGGCCCCTTGAATGTCATATACACTTGACTGGTTTAGCGGAGTGTATGGGAATGCTCCTCTTGCAGGTTCATTTTGTATTGCTCACATAAGGATCATGGATATGATCCTCAAAACATTtccttatttttttttacccggTATatcttgtatttgattcaaatgAGCTCATGTGTGATTGGTTCTGCAGAAGTACAGTATGTAGATAGATAAAGTATTTATAACTAGTGTATGAATatggatgttttttgtttgttttttaaccaCATGATTCGAGACAGAAGCCAGTCTATTCCATGTTAGCTGAGGGTGTTCTACTGTTGTCACTACCCCATTTTCAATGCTGTTTCCAGAAGCATTTAAGCCTTTAAGCATCAATTGAAAATATGTGAATTGTGGATCTGCTCAAATGCTGAGACCAAATGCACACAGAAATTGAGAACTTATGAAGGGGAGAGATGTGCATTGTTCAAGGGGAAAGGTAGAGTTTGGAAAATGAGTGTTTGTCCTGCAGCATGGTGGGTAAATTATACTAATTTCTTTAGAGCTAAAAAGTTTTCCATGAGACACAGCCGCCCTCATCACCTAACTGGAGCGCTAGGATGCCATTTGTAATCTTGGCATTCCATCCGTATGCCATGGGACTAGGAGGCAAATTACCTTTCTATTGGAGAGGTATGTCCGTATGATTAAATATGAATGAAAtgtgatactgtgtgtgtgcatcttttttttttacaaaactgAATAATGTAAATCATACATTTGGATTAAGAGGATCCCAGGCTCCACCAATGCCCTTATTCCCACTATGACAACTGGccttaaaacaggccaaactGTTTTTACTGTTTGGATCCACACAAACTTCTCTCCTGATTGCAACTGGTTTGGTTGGGCCATCCTGTCTGAAACATGATTCCTTAGACCTTCTAACAAGGCCTCCTTTCTGTGCCAGGGTTGATGCGTATCTCACGTCGGACGAGTTTTTGAATTACCTTTGCTGGGCCTCTTTCCAGGACAAAGACCTCTTTATGAAGGAGTCTACAATGACTGGGCTATCTGACCATGATTCTGTTTGTTTCTTAGCTTTAGTGCTGTTAGCACATTACCCAAGTCTCAGATTATATGTTGGACTCATGCTGATGGTGCTGCACTGTACTATACACTATTCAGGGCTCACGTTTCATCAAAAGTTTTGCGTGAGATTGGCATACATGGGTACAAAACGTTCGAGGGATGTGTGTGCTTCTGGTGATGATTatgactggttggctggtttTTAGTTGTttaactcga comes from the Osmerus eperlanus chromosome 7, fOsmEpe2.1, whole genome shotgun sequence genome and includes:
- the tmem147 gene encoding BOS complex subunit TMEM147, whose product is MTLFHFGNCFALAYFPYFITYKCSGLSEYNAFWRCVQAGATYLFVQLCKMLFLATFFPTWEGGAGVYDFVGEFMKATVDMADLLGLHLVMSRNAGKGEYKIMVAAMGWATAELVMSRCLPLWVGARGIEFDWKYIQMSFDSNISLVHYIAMAAVVWMFTRYDLPKTFRLPVTVLLGLCVYKAFLMELFVHMFLLGSWTALLVKAVLTGAISLSSLILFVTLVHSN